From the genome of Vagococcus entomophilus:
TTATGAAGATTACGCCGGTTACGTTGGGGGCTTCTATTTTGATGATTATTGGCTTTTTCCCCATACCAGCATGGCAAAATTGGCTGGTATCTGTGGGAGTCTATAATGATTTTGTAGCTGTACAAAATGCAACCATCAATGCACTAGGATTGTTTTTAGCGTATACCTTTGCGTATAGTTATGTCAAAATCAATGCGCCTAAGTATAATCCTTTGATTGCAGGGGTTCTCTCGCTTTCTGGATTTATGATTCTTGTTCCACAGCAATTTATGTTGTTTAATGTCAAAGAGCAACTCACACAATATCCCGCACAAGCTACAATTGAGTCTGTAAGCACGTTAAATGCTTTTTCTAGCGATTATATTGGAGCTTCTGGTATTATTGTTGCGATGTTTGTAGGGTATTTGGTAGCTCGGGTCTATATTTATTTAAATAAAAAGCATTTTGTTATTAAATTACCAGAGAGCGTGCCAACAAATGTTTCGGAATCTTTGAGTCCAACTTTTATAGCGGGTGTCATTATGATTATTGCTTTTTGTTTGCGCTTGTTCTTTAAGTTTGCCCCTTTCTTTTCAAGATTCGGCAATATCTTTTCCTTTATCACCGGAGTCATTCAAATTCCACTGCAAGATTTAGTCGGATCCCCATTATCGTTAATTTTAATTTTATCACTCGCCAACTTTTTTTGGTATTTTGGCATTCATCCGCAAGTTGTCTACAGTGTGATTACGCCAATTGTGATGGCAAATAGCGTTGCGAATATTACGGCATACACATCAGGACAACCGGTTCCTTATTTGATGTTTGCGGTTGTGGGTGTAGCTTGTGGAACAGGCTTTGGAGGTCAAGGCGCGACGATGGGTCTTGTGATTTCGATGATTACGGCCAAATCAAAGCGCTACAAAGAGATGTTCAAATTAACAGCAGCACCTTCAATCTTTAATATAAATGAGCCCTTGATTTTTGGGATGCCGATTATTATGAATCCGATTTTCTTTATTCCGATGGCGATTGGTCCGTTACTTATGGGTGGAATTGCTTGGGCAATGACTTCATTGATTGATCTGACAAAGTACAATCCAACCATTTCCTTTCCTTGGACCACTCCTGCTTTAATTAATATGATTTTTCGTGGTGGAATTCCCCTACTTCTAGTGGGAATGGTCTGCTTGTTCGTTAGTATTTTAATATGGTACCCATTTTTTAAAGTTGCCGACAAAAAAGCGCTTCAAGAAGAGTCTGGGATAGAAGTGAAAAGTTAAATCGTTAGTATAGGAGGAGCAAGATGGGCAAGTTAGGTGTTAGTTTATACCCAGAAAAAAGTAGTTTTGAAAAAGATAAAGCCTATTTAGCATTAGCAAAACAATATGATTTCTCAAGGATATTTATGAATTTACTTTTATTTAATGTTAAAAAAAATCAACTTGAACCGATAATCAAGCGAATGAAAAAAACTATTGCTTATGGGAATCATTTAGGTTTTGAAACGTATTTGGATGTCAATCCGTATACGTTAAAGTCGTTAGGAATTTCTACTGCTGATTTAGCCTATTTTGCAGATTTAGGTGTTAAAGGAATTCGTTTAGATATGGGATTTACTGGTAAAGAAGAAGCGGAAATGACAAGAAATCGCTATGGTCTTAAAATTGAGATTAATATGAGCAATGAGGATCACTATTTAGAGCGGATTTTTGATTATCACCCCAACCGAGCAAACCTAGTGGGATGTCATAATTTTTTTCCGCAAGCTTATACAGGTCTTTCAACAGAATATTTCATTCATTGCTCAAAGCGATTTTTAAAAAAAAATTTGAGAACAGCGGCATTTGTGACAGCGCCATCGGCTAAATTAGGACCATGGGAATTGCAGGAAGGGCTTTGCACAATCGAAGCGCATAGAAACTTACCATTGTATGCACAAGTGAGACATTTAAAAGCATTAGATGTTGTTGAAGACATTATTATAGGAAATGCCTATGCTGTTGAAAATGAATTAGCAGAGATGAAAAGAGCATTTCTAGAAGAGCGACTGTCATTAACAGTCGTCCCTGCTGACGGATTGTGGCCGATTGAAAAAAAGATTGTGGAAGATGTAAACCACATGTATAGAGGTGATTGTTCGGAATACATGATCCGTTCGTCCTTGCCACGTTTTATATACAGAGAGTCTCCTCTTCCTGCTAGGGAAAACAGTGCTCCAATTCAGAAGGGAGATGTACTAATTTTAAATGAGAATTATGGGCAATACAAAGCAGAATTACAAATAGCTCTTAAAAGTCGACCGAAAGATAACAGAGTAAACAAAATTGGTCAAATTGCTACGGAAGATCTGCTGTTGTTAGAGACATTGCAACCATATACTGATTTTCATTTAACCTTCAAGCGTGATTAATTCGTCTAAATAAGAAGAAGCGGAAAAGTTGTTATGCTTTTCTGCTTCTTCTTATTTAGACGAGGAATTGTCCCAAATAAAGAGATTACGAATCAGGAAAGTCTGATTCAGAATATTTATTTTAAAAAATATATGTATATTAAATTTATTTTTTAATAATTTAATCTATTAAATGGGAAGGGAATGATTTTTTTGAAAGGGTTGAAAAAGTAAAAAAGATTTATTTCTCTTTTATATAAAGCAACTTCCCCCTGATTTTGAAGAATTTGTATTTGTTTTTAGGTATATTTTTTATAAAAATAAAGGTAAATAATTGAATAAAACAAAGCGGTATCGTATCATATAATATGTATATGTTTGTATTGGGAATGAAAGTTATTTATAAATCGTATGTTATATTAGATATTCAATAGGTTATTTTGGGGGAGAAAAAATGAAAAAAAAGTCTAAACAGCAAAAAATAATAGAACTGACCGCAGCCGGAATCATGACGTTGTCTACCTGTTCTGTGCCACTTTATTCAAATGCAATAGTTGCAATGGCAACCGAAGCAAGTACTATTAACGGCAGCACGATTTCAAAAGAGAGTTTTTTAAAAAACTTTACTCAGTTGGGTTCGGCATTGAATAATTATGATGAAAGTACCGGAATTCAAAAAATGACCACTGGTTCTCAACAAGCAGGGGTTGTGACGTTCAATAATAATATTGACCTGCAACAATCATTTCATCTAGATATTGATATAAATGTAGGAACTGCGCCCGCTGCTGATGGAATCGGGATTGCTTTTTATACTGGAGAAAAACAACAAATTGGTGGTACAGCCGGTAATTTAGGAATTTATGGTATTCCTAATGCTTTTGGCTGGAAAATTGATACTTGGCAAAACAATGAATCAATGAAGTCAAATCCATTTCAAAATCCCAAAGATATTAAAGGGGAAAATGATAAAGGAAAGCAAGTTCCTTACGGTGCGTTTGTGACTACTAATGCATCAGGAATTGGCACAATTGATTCCACTAGTTATCAAAAAATATCTAATTCTTTTTTAGATGGTCAGTATCATAAATTATCCATCAATTATGATGGGAATATGGGGCTAACAGTTGATTTAGACTATAACGGGACAGTCTATCATTTTAGCAAAAATCTTAATGGAATTGTCGATCAAAATGCAGAATTACATTTTAATATTAGTTCCTCTACGGGTGGATATCCAACGAATCACTCAATTAAATTTAACACGATGACTTATACAAGTATTGCTGATAAACCAGCAATCAATAATGTTAAGGATTCAGATACCAGTGTGAGTGGTACTGGAACACCTGGAAATAGTGTCACGATCTATGATGAATCAGGGAAAAATTTAGGCACGACTACAGTCAAAGAAGACGGGACCTGGAGTATCCCAGTGGACGAAGGGACATTAAAAGCAGGAGAAAGCTTGAAAGCCACACAAAAAGCGACTGGAAGTAACCGCGATAGTGAACCGGCAACGAGCGTTGTCAGTGAAGACAAAGCGGCGGACAAGCCGACAATCAACAACGCGAAAGACTCAGACACTAGTGTGAGTGGAACCGGAACACCTGGTGATAGCGTCACAGTCTATGATGAGTCAGGGAAGAAACTAGGCACGACCACAGTCAAAGAAGATGGCACTTGGAGTATCCCAGTGGACGAAGGGACATTAAAAGCAGGAGAAAGCTTGAAAGCCACGCAAAAAGCGCCTGGAAGTAATCGTGATAGTGAACCAGCAACGAGCGTTGTCAGTGAAGACAAAGCGGCGGACAAACCGACAATCAACAACGCGAAAGACTCAGACACTAGTGTGAGTGGAACCGGAACACCTGGTGATAGCGTCACAGTCTATGATGAGTCAGGGAAGAAACTAGGCACGACTACAGTCAAAGAAGACGGGACCTGGAGTATTCCAGTGGACGAAGGAACGCTTAAGGCGAATGAAAAACTCAGTGCCACACAAAAAGCACCTGGAAGTAATCGTGATAGTGAACCAGCAACGAGCGTTGTCAGTGAAGACAAAGCGGCGGACAAACCGACAATCAACAACGCGAAAGACTCAGACACTAGTGTGAGTGGAACCGGAACACCTGGAAATAGTGTCACGGTCTATGATGAGTCAGGGAAGAAACTAGGCACGACCACAGTCAAAGAAGATGGGACCTGGAGTATCCCAGTGGACGAAGGGACATTAAAAGCAGGAGAAAACTTGAAAGCCACACAAAAAGCACCTGGAAGTAATCGTGATAGTGAACCAGCAACGAGCGTTGTCAGTGAAGACAAAGCGGCGGACAAACCGACAATCAACAACGCGAAAGACTCAGACACTAGTTTGAGTGGAACGGGAACACCTGGTGATAGCGTCACAGTCTATGATGAGTCAGGGAAGAAACTAGGAATAACTACAGTAAAAGAAGATGGCACCTGGAGTATCCCCGTGGACGAAGGGACATTAAAAGCAGGAGAAAGCTTGAAAGCCACACAAAAAGCGCCTGGAAGTAATCGCGATAGTGAACCGGCAACGAGCGTTGTCAGTGAAGACAAAGCGGCAGACAAACCAGTAATCAACAACGCGAAAGATTCAGATACAAGTGTGAGCGGAACGGGAACACCTGGAAATAGTGTCACGGTCTATGATGAGTCAGGGAAGAAACTAGGAACAACTACAGTCAAAGAAGACGGGACCTGGAGTATTCCAGTGGACGAAGGAACGCTTAAGGCGAATGAAAAACTCAGTGCCACACAAAAAGCACCTGGAAGTAATCGTGATAGTGAACCAGCAACGAGCGTTGTCAGTGAAGACAAAGCGGCGGACAAACCGACAATCAACAACGCGAAAGACTCAGACACTAGTGTGAGTGGAACGGGAACACCTGGTGATAGCGTCACAGTCTATGATGAGTCAGGGAAAAATTTAGGCACGACCACAGTAAAAGAAGATGGGACCTGGAGTATCCCAGTGGACGAAGGGACATTAAAAGCAGGAGAAAACTTGAAAGCCACACAAAAAGCGCCTGGAAGTAATCGCGATAGTGAACCGGCAACGAGCGTTGTCAGTGAAGACAAAGCGGCAGACAAACCGACAATCAACAACGCGAAAGACTCAGATACTAGTGTGAGCGGAACGGGAACACCTGGTGATAGTGTCACGGTGTATGATGAGTCAGGGAAGAAACTAGGCACGACTACAGTCAAAGAAGACGGGACCTGGAGTATTCCGGTGGACGAAGGGACATTAAAAGTAGGAGAAACCTTGAAAGCCACACAAAAAGCACCTGGAAGTAACCGCGATAGTGAACCGACAACAAGCGTTGTCAGTGAAGACAAAGCAGCGGACAAACCAGTAATCAACAACGCGAAAGATTCAGATACTAGTGTGAGCGGAACCGGAACACCTGGTGATAGCGTCACAGTCTATGATGAGTCAGGGAAGAAACTAGGCACGACTACAGTCAAAGAAGACGGGACCTGGAGTATTCCGGTGGACGAAGGGACGCTTAAGGCGAATGAAAAACTCAGTGCCACGCAAAAAGCGCCTGGAAGCAATCGTGATAGTGAGCCGGCAACGAGCATTGTCAGTGAAGACAAAGCGGCAGACAAACCAGTAATCAACAACGCGAAAGACTCAGACACTAGTGTGAGTGGAACGGGAACACCTGGAAATAGCGTCACAGTCTATGATGAGTCAGGGAAGAAACTAGGCACGACTACAGTCAAAGAAGACGGGACCTGGAGTATTCCGGTGGACGAAGGGACGCTTAAGGCGAATGAAAAACTCAGTGCCACGCAAAAAGCGCCTGGAAGCAATCGCGATAGTGAACCAGCAACAAGCGTTGTCAGTGAAGACAAAGCGGCGGACAAACCGACAATCAACAACGCGAAAGACTCAGACACTAGTGTGAGTGGAACCGGAACACCTGGAAATAGTGTCACGGTCTATGATGAGTCAGGGAAGAAACTAGGCACGACCACAGTCAAAGAAGATGGGACCTGGAGTATCCCAGTGGACGAAGGGACATTAAAAGCAGGAGAAAACTTGAAAGCCACGCAAAAAGCACCTGGAAGTAACCGCGATAGTGAACCAGCAACAAGCGTTGTCAGTGAAGACAAAGCGGCAGACAAACCAGTGATTAATAACGCGAAAGACTCAGACACTAGTGTGAGTGGAACGGGAACACCTGGTGATAGCGTCACAGTCTATGATGAGTCAGGTAAGAAACTAGGAATAACTACAGTAAAAGAAGATGGCACCTGGAGTATTCCGGTGGACGAAGGGACGCTTAAGGCGAATGAAAAACTCAGTGCCACGCAAAAAGCGCCTGGAAGTAATCGCGATAGTGAACCGGCAACGAGCGTTGTCAGTGAAGACAAAGCGGCAGACAAACCGACAATCAACAACGCGAAAGATTCAGATACTAGTGTGAGCGGAACGGGAACACCTGGTGATAGCGTCACAGTCTATGATGAGTCAGGTAAGAAACTAGGCACGACTACAGTCAAAGAAGATGGGACCTGGAGTATCCCCGTGGACGAAGGGACATTAAAAGCAGGAGAAAGCTTGAAAGCCACGCAAAAAGCGCCTGGAAGTAATCGTGATAGTGAACCAGCAACGAGCGTTGTCAGTGAAGACAAAGCGGCGGACAAACCGACAATCAACAACGCGAAAGACTCAGACACTAGTGTGAGTGGAACGGGAACACCTGGTGATAGCGTCACAGTCTATGATGAGTCAGGTAAGAAACTAGGCACGACTACAGTAAAAGAAGATGGGACCTGGAGTATCCCCGTGGACGAAGGGACATTAAAAGCAGGAGAAAACTTGAAAGCCACGCAAAAAGCACCTGGAAGTAACCGCGATAGTGAACCGACAACAAGCGTTGTCAGTGAAGACAAAGCGGCAGACAAACCGACAATCAACAACGCGAAAGATTCAGATACAAGTGTGAGCGGAACGGGAACACCTGGAAATAGTGTCACAGTCTATGATGAGTCAGGGAAGAAACTAGGAACAACTACAGTCAAAGAAGACGGGACATGGAGTATCCCCGTGGACGAAGGGACGCTTAAGGCGAATGAAAAACTCAGTGCCACGCAAAAAGCGCCTGGAAGTAACCGCGATAGTGAACCGGCAACAAGCGTTGTCCGTAAAGCACCTCACGCGTTATCGGGTAAAGAGAATGCTCAAACTAGTACTAAGACACAAGGAACGAGTCAAAATAAAACATCTAGTTCTGTCAAAAAATTACCACAAACATCTGAAAAGCATTCCAGTCTGATAAATATAGGACTGACGATGCTAATAGGAGCTTTAGGATCTTTGGTGTTCCGAATAAAGAGAAGTAAAAAATAATGTGAGAACGAATACGATAACACTCGCGTAATTTTAAAAATAACAAGTACAAATTAAGCAAAAAGTTAGCTTTTTGAACGAATAGTTAGTTTTGTGTAAATTGGGACAAGTAAAAAGCGCTTTGGACTATTTGAAATAGCAAAGCGCTTCTTTGTCCGTTGCGATGGAAATTGAAGGAGAAACTCAATTTAACGGAAAGTGTTCAAGTAATTATGAATGTCTGAATCAGAAAAGGTAAGTAAGCTAGCTAGTAATTTTTGCATGGCACGTAAATCTTTTATCTTATGTTCAATGTTTTCAATTTTATTGTGGACAAGCTTTTTTAATTCTTCAGGGTGCATCTCACTATTAAGCATGGCCAAAATTTCACGAATCTCATTGAGTGTATAACCGAGCTTTTTAGCATCTTTGATAAATTTGAGCATGATCAAGTATTCTTCTGAGTAAATACGATAGCCATTTTCTAAACGCTTTGCTTTGGGTAACAGCTGACAGTCTTCGTAATAACGAATAGTAGAGCTGCTCATACCAGCCATTTTTGCGAGTGTTCCACGTGTCATAGGTTCCATAGGATTTACCTCCCTTAATTAATAAATATCTAGTTTTTTTTAGTGTAGCATATTTTTATAAAATAAACTGAGGTTTTAACATAAAAACGATTGACATTGAAGTATACTTCATACTTTATACTATTGAAGTTGAATGATTTTCAACAAACTTATTTCATAGGAGGGAAAAAAATGAGAGTATTAGAAATTATTTTTTCTGTTGTGGTAGTTATTGCTACTTGCTTTTCTATTTGGGGGAAATGGAGCAAAAAAATATATGCGTGGCTATTTTCAAGTGTGCTTGTATTTGGCTTGCTACATCTTTTTATTGATCATGCACGGATTCAAATGGTAGGTGTTTATACGATTGGTGTGTTGGTTTTAATTGGGTTATTTTATCGAATAAAAGCAGCAAATGGCGTCCGTAAACACGTTATTTTACGAGTGATTAGCACAATAATAGCACTTGCATTTCTTGCGGTATCTGTTGTCTTAAGCAGTGTTTTACCTGTTTTTACCATGCCTAATCCAACTGGTGAATATGGTATAGGAGAAACAACAAAGGTTCTAGTCGATTCTTCTCGCTCAGAAACCTTTACAAAGAATCCAACTGATAAACGAAATGTTGCAGTCAGTGTTTGGTATCCAACTGACAAAAGTGCACAAAAGAAAAAAGAAAAAGAATCTTATCCGGACAGTTTGGGCGAAGCAATCAGCTTAGTCTTTAACTTGCCAAAACAATTGTTTAGCCATTTGTCATTAGTGAAAACTCATGTAGTAAAAAATGCGACAATTTCTAACAAAAAGAAAAATTATCCAGTTGTCTTATTTTCACCAGGAATTCGGTCAACAAGATATCAAAGTATGTCAGCGATTGAAGAATTAGTCAGTCGTGGATACATCGTTGTAGGAATGGATCATCCGTATACTTCTGCCAAAGTAACGCTGGCAAATGGGAAAAATGCTTATTATCAAGCAGATCCAAAGTTTTCAACTTCTAAAGGACTTTACGATTATAATGTGAAGAGCGTTGCGGTACGTGCTAAGGATGTTTCTTTTGTCTTGGATAAATTAGAGTCATGGAATAAAAATAACAGTAAATTTACAGGGAAAATGGATTTAGATAAAGTTGGGATGTTTGGTCACTCGTTTGGTGGTGCAACGACCGCTGAGGCTTTAGCTCAAGATAAAAGAATTAAGGCTGGTGTTAGTCTTGAAGGTGGATTTTGGGGGACTGTTTCAAGTAAAGGTGTTACGCAACCCTTTATGTATATTATGTCGGGAAATACGGCTGAAAGCTTGAAGCCAAATTCAAAAATTAAAGAAAAAGTTTCATACGAAGAATTTGAACCAGATTTAAAATCGGCAATGAGTAAAAGCACAAATGATACTTATTATTTAACTGTAGATAAATTTTACCATCAAAGCTTCACAGAAATAGCGTTTATCTCTCCTTACTTGTTTGCTAGAGGTCTGACCCCTTATCATACGGTTGATATTACAAGAACCTATGTAAGTGACTTTTTTGATCAATACTTGGAAGGAAAAACAGAGCCATTGCTTCAAAAGAAATCCTCAAGCTATCCAGAAGTAAAATTTGATGCAACCTATACAAAGAAAGCTAATTCAACTAGTAACGAGTAAGGATGCTTGGAAAACTGAGATTGGCTTGAAGAATTCGATTCTCAATGTTTATTCAGATTAGAAGAGTCAAAGACATAGCATAAAAGCTATGTCTTTGACTCTTCTTTATTTTTCAGGGCATAATTTTTGAAGTTAAAAGTTATCCATGGTACGCTTAAATTGTAATAATTATAAATAAAAGATAGGGGACAAGGTGAAGATGGAAAAAACAAAAGTTATCATTGTAGGAGCATCACATGGAGGACACCAATCAATATTAGAACTGCTGTCTCGTTATGGCGATAATGTGGAAATTACATTGTTTGAAGCCGGTGATTTCATTTCGTTTATGTCATGTGGGATGGAGCTATATCTCGAAAATGAAGTAACAGATGTTCAAGATGTGCGCAATTTTCGACCTGAAAATTTCCCGCAAGAAAATGTCTCTATTTTAAATAATCATGAAGTGAAAGCAATCAATACCACTACTAAAAAAGTAACGGTTTTCAACTCAGTTAGCAATGAAACAAAGGAATATGACTATGACAAGCTCATATTAAGTTCAGGTGTGAAGCCTAACGCTTTGCCAGTACCAGGTAATGAATTGGAAAATGTTTATTTAATGCGTGGGTATGATTGGGCTACTAAAATCAAAGCCAAATTAGAAGACCCAACAGTCAAACATGTGACTGTAGTCGGAGCTGGCTATATTGGAATTGAAGCAGCAGAAGCAAGTCGTAAGGCTGGCAAAGAAGTAACTATTTTGGATGTGATTGATCGCCCGCTCGGTACATACTTAGATCCAGAATTGACGGATATTCTTGAAAAACATTTAAAAGAAAAAGGAATAGATGTTATTACGAGTGCCAAAATTCAAGCTTTTGAAGGAAAAGAAAAAGTTGTGGCGGTTAAAACGTCAAAAGAGACCATTGAAACAGATCTTGTTATCCAAGCAGCTGGAGTCAAGCCTAATACGGAATGGCTAAAAGGAACGATTGATTTAGATGATCGCGGCTGGATTAATACAAATGAGTATTTACAGACAAATGTAGAGGATGTTTATGCAGTTGGAGATGCGACACTTGTCTATTCAATTCCTGCGCGTAAAAAAGTGCCAATCGCACTTGCAACGATTGCACGAAGACAAGCGCGCTATGTTGTCAAACATTTGTTTGAAAAAGTTCCTGCTCAACCATTTGGAGGACTTGTGGGATCGTCCGCACTTAATGTGTTTGACTATCACTTTGCAACAAGCGGCTTAAATAGTTTTACCGCAGATAAGGCTTCAGTAGAGGTGCATTCTTCTTATTATGAAGATACACTAAGACCAAAATATGTTCCGAATGAGCATGGAAATCATAGCGTTAGTGTACAACTATTCTTTGATCCTTATACACACCAAATTTTAGGTGGTGCGGTATTGTCAACTTATGATATAACAGCACAAGCCAATGTGTTAGCCTTAGCGATTCAGCAAAAATTGTCGCTAGAAGATTTGGCAGAAGCAGATTTCTTTTTCCAACCAGGTTTTGATCGTCAATGGAGTTTATTAAACTTGGCGGCGCAA
Proteins encoded in this window:
- a CDS encoding PTS sugar transporter subunit IIC; translated protein: MKNMEKFIDQFFGPIALYMNKSPFFRALTEAFMKITPVTLGASILMIIGFFPIPAWQNWLVSVGVYNDFVAVQNATINALGLFLAYTFAYSYVKINAPKYNPLIAGVLSLSGFMILVPQQFMLFNVKEQLTQYPAQATIESVSTLNAFSSDYIGASGIIVAMFVGYLVARVYIYLNKKHFVIKLPESVPTNVSESLSPTFIAGVIMIIAFCLRLFFKFAPFFSRFGNIFSFITGVIQIPLQDLVGSPLSLILILSLANFFWYFGIHPQVVYSVITPIVMANSVANITAYTSGQPVPYLMFAVVGVACGTGFGGQGATMGLVISMITAKSKRYKEMFKLTAAPSIFNINEPLIFGMPIIMNPIFFIPMAIGPLLMGGIAWAMTSLIDLTKYNPTISFPWTTPALINMIFRGGIPLLLVGMVCLFVSILIWYPFFKVADKKALQEESGIEVKS
- a CDS encoding MerR family transcriptional regulator translates to MEPMTRGTLAKMAGMSSSTIRYYEDCQLLPKAKRLENGYRIYSEEYLIMLKFIKDAKKLGYTLNEIREILAMLNSEMHPEELKKLVHNKIENIEHKIKDLRAMQKLLASLLTFSDSDIHNYLNTFR
- a CDS encoding Ig-like domain-containing protein, with product MKKKSKQQKIIELTAAGIMTLSTCSVPLYSNAIVAMATEASTINGSTISKESFLKNFTQLGSALNNYDESTGIQKMTTGSQQAGVVTFNNNIDLQQSFHLDIDINVGTAPAADGIGIAFYTGEKQQIGGTAGNLGIYGIPNAFGWKIDTWQNNESMKSNPFQNPKDIKGENDKGKQVPYGAFVTTNASGIGTIDSTSYQKISNSFLDGQYHKLSINYDGNMGLTVDLDYNGTVYHFSKNLNGIVDQNAELHFNISSSTGGYPTNHSIKFNTMTYTSIADKPAINNVKDSDTSVSGTGTPGNSVTIYDESGKNLGTTTVKEDGTWSIPVDEGTLKAGESLKATQKATGSNRDSEPATSVVSEDKAADKPTINNAKDSDTSVSGTGTPGDSVTVYDESGKKLGTTTVKEDGTWSIPVDEGTLKAGESLKATQKAPGSNRDSEPATSVVSEDKAADKPTINNAKDSDTSVSGTGTPGDSVTVYDESGKKLGTTTVKEDGTWSIPVDEGTLKANEKLSATQKAPGSNRDSEPATSVVSEDKAADKPTINNAKDSDTSVSGTGTPGNSVTVYDESGKKLGTTTVKEDGTWSIPVDEGTLKAGENLKATQKAPGSNRDSEPATSVVSEDKAADKPTINNAKDSDTSLSGTGTPGDSVTVYDESGKKLGITTVKEDGTWSIPVDEGTLKAGESLKATQKAPGSNRDSEPATSVVSEDKAADKPVINNAKDSDTSVSGTGTPGNSVTVYDESGKKLGTTTVKEDGTWSIPVDEGTLKANEKLSATQKAPGSNRDSEPATSVVSEDKAADKPTINNAKDSDTSVSGTGTPGDSVTVYDESGKNLGTTTVKEDGTWSIPVDEGTLKAGENLKATQKAPGSNRDSEPATSVVSEDKAADKPTINNAKDSDTSVSGTGTPGDSVTVYDESGKKLGTTTVKEDGTWSIPVDEGTLKVGETLKATQKAPGSNRDSEPTTSVVSEDKAADKPVINNAKDSDTSVSGTGTPGDSVTVYDESGKKLGTTTVKEDGTWSIPVDEGTLKANEKLSATQKAPGSNRDSEPATSIVSEDKAADKPVINNAKDSDTSVSGTGTPGNSVTVYDESGKKLGTTTVKEDGTWSIPVDEGTLKANEKLSATQKAPGSNRDSEPATSVVSEDKAADKPTINNAKDSDTSVSGTGTPGNSVTVYDESGKKLGTTTVKEDGTWSIPVDEGTLKAGENLKATQKAPGSNRDSEPATSVVSEDKAADKPVINNAKDSDTSVSGTGTPGDSVTVYDESGKKLGITTVKEDGTWSIPVDEGTLKANEKLSATQKAPGSNRDSEPATSVVSEDKAADKPTINNAKDSDTSVSGTGTPGDSVTVYDESGKKLGTTTVKEDGTWSIPVDEGTLKAGESLKATQKAPGSNRDSEPATSVVSEDKAADKPTINNAKDSDTSVSGTGTPGDSVTVYDESGKKLGTTTVKEDGTWSIPVDEGTLKAGENLKATQKAPGSNRDSEPTTSVVSEDKAADKPTINNAKDSDTSVSGTGTPGNSVTVYDESGKKLGTTTVKEDGTWSIPVDEGTLKANEKLSATQKAPGSNRDSEPATSVVRKAPHALSGKENAQTSTKTQGTSQNKTSSSVKKLPQTSEKHSSLINIGLTMLIGALGSLVFRIKRSKK
- a CDS encoding FAD-dependent oxidoreductase, with translation MEKTKVIIVGASHGGHQSILELLSRYGDNVEITLFEAGDFISFMSCGMELYLENEVTDVQDVRNFRPENFPQENVSILNNHEVKAINTTTKKVTVFNSVSNETKEYDYDKLILSSGVKPNALPVPGNELENVYLMRGYDWATKIKAKLEDPTVKHVTVVGAGYIGIEAAEASRKAGKEVTILDVIDRPLGTYLDPELTDILEKHLKEKGIDVITSAKIQAFEGKEKVVAVKTSKETIETDLVIQAAGVKPNTEWLKGTIDLDDRGWINTNEYLQTNVEDVYAVGDATLVYSIPARKKVPIALATIARRQARYVVKHLFEKVPAQPFGGLVGSSALNVFDYHFATSGLNSFTADKASVEVHSSYYEDTLRPKYVPNEHGNHSVSVQLFFDPYTHQILGGAVLSTYDITAQANVLALAIQQKLSLEDLAEADFFFQPGFDRQWSLLNLAAQQALGEEPFVE
- a CDS encoding alpha/beta hydrolase family protein, encoding MRVLEIIFSVVVVIATCFSIWGKWSKKIYAWLFSSVLVFGLLHLFIDHARIQMVGVYTIGVLVLIGLFYRIKAANGVRKHVILRVISTIIALAFLAVSVVLSSVLPVFTMPNPTGEYGIGETTKVLVDSSRSETFTKNPTDKRNVAVSVWYPTDKSAQKKKEKESYPDSLGEAISLVFNLPKQLFSHLSLVKTHVVKNATISNKKKNYPVVLFSPGIRSTRYQSMSAIEELVSRGYIVVGMDHPYTSAKVTLANGKNAYYQADPKFSTSKGLYDYNVKSVAVRAKDVSFVLDKLESWNKNNSKFTGKMDLDKVGMFGHSFGGATTAEALAQDKRIKAGVSLEGGFWGTVSSKGVTQPFMYIMSGNTAESLKPNSKIKEKVSYEEFEPDLKSAMSKSTNDTYYLTVDKFYHQSFTEIAFISPYLFARGLTPYHTVDITRTYVSDFFDQYLEGKTEPLLQKKSSSYPEVKFDATYTKKANSTSNE
- a CDS encoding DUF871 domain-containing protein produces the protein MGKLGVSLYPEKSSFEKDKAYLALAKQYDFSRIFMNLLLFNVKKNQLEPIIKRMKKTIAYGNHLGFETYLDVNPYTLKSLGISTADLAYFADLGVKGIRLDMGFTGKEEAEMTRNRYGLKIEINMSNEDHYLERIFDYHPNRANLVGCHNFFPQAYTGLSTEYFIHCSKRFLKKNLRTAAFVTAPSAKLGPWELQEGLCTIEAHRNLPLYAQVRHLKALDVVEDIIIGNAYAVENELAEMKRAFLEERLSLTVVPADGLWPIEKKIVEDVNHMYRGDCSEYMIRSSLPRFIYRESPLPARENSAPIQKGDVLILNENYGQYKAELQIALKSRPKDNRVNKIGQIATEDLLLLETLQPYTDFHLTFKRD